The Coleofasciculaceae cyanobacterium genome window below encodes:
- the ltrA gene encoding group II intron reverse transcriptase/maturase encodes MPSTDSIKQNTVGWDDINWHKVERYVFKLQKNIYAASRRGDVKRVRKLQKTLMRSWSNKVLSIRRVTQDNRGRKTAGVDGRKSLSPEARFKLVGQLKFSGKSRPTRRVWIPKPGKEEKRPLGIPTIYDRALQALLKNALEPEWEALFEPNSYGFRPGRSCQDAVLTIKNSILKKPKFVLDADISKCFDCINHAALLQKLGYAGKVRQQIKAWLKSGVIDQRVFTATSEGTPQGGVISPLLANIALHGMETMLKELVKIIKIRYPSGKVLSQREKAQSLTFIRYADDFLVLHSDLNIIQRCRELISEWLKDMGLELKPSKTRIAHTLFPELSEDAQAGFDFLGYHIRQFRVGKYKSSIHPSSKEKLGFRTLITPSKDACKKHQQKLKDVLKKHKYSHQSKLIMELNPIIRGWANYYSFSDAQTTGVFSRQDHLVYQKLRAWSRHRTGDLNQARKKYWTAIGNNNWVFATRKGDENPLRLLSHTEFGSSSTEYVKVKGDASPFNGKLVYWSTRMGRSPDMPSRKASLLKRQKGICPWCCLNFREGDLLETDHNIPRALGGKDEYKNLQLLHGHCHDEKTALDLEFIRNQRFIKYMDYINQTLAKLNWFWDDNDFLIPSN; translated from the coding sequence ATGCCTAGTACAGATTCAATCAAACAGAATACTGTGGGATGGGACGATATCAATTGGCATAAAGTCGAGCGATACGTCTTTAAGCTGCAAAAGAACATTTACGCAGCATCTCGTCGTGGAGATGTAAAAAGAGTAAGAAAACTCCAAAAAACACTTATGAGGTCTTGGTCAAATAAGGTTTTATCGATTCGTCGGGTAACACAAGATAACAGAGGGCGAAAGACAGCAGGAGTGGATGGGCGTAAATCCCTATCCCCAGAAGCACGTTTTAAACTCGTAGGACAACTCAAATTTTCAGGCAAAAGTAGACCCACTCGCCGAGTATGGATACCCAAACCTGGAAAGGAGGAAAAACGTCCACTGGGAATACCAACAATATACGACCGAGCCTTACAAGCATTACTAAAAAATGCACTCGAACCAGAATGGGAGGCTCTTTTTGAGCCTAATTCGTATGGTTTTCGACCAGGACGTTCCTGTCAAGATGCAGTCTTAACAATAAAAAACAGTATTTTGAAGAAACCAAAGTTTGTTTTAGATGCTGACATATCAAAATGTTTTGACTGCATTAACCACGCTGCTCTACTCCAGAAACTCGGATACGCGGGTAAAGTCAGGCAACAAATAAAAGCATGGCTAAAATCTGGGGTCATTGACCAAAGAGTATTTACTGCCACATCTGAGGGAACACCGCAAGGAGGAGTGATTAGCCCATTACTCGCTAATATTGCCCTTCATGGAATGGAAACTATGCTGAAAGAGTTAGTAAAAATCATAAAGATTAGATATCCCAGTGGTAAGGTATTAAGTCAACGAGAAAAGGCTCAATCATTGACCTTTATCAGATATGCCGATGACTTTCTCGTCCTTCATAGCGACCTCAATATAATCCAAAGATGCAGAGAATTAATCTCTGAGTGGTTAAAGGACATGGGATTGGAACTAAAACCATCAAAGACCAGAATCGCCCACACTCTATTTCCAGAGCTAAGCGAGGATGCTCAAGCTGGATTTGACTTCTTGGGATATCACATCCGTCAATTTAGGGTGGGAAAATACAAAAGTTCAATACACCCTAGCTCCAAAGAAAAACTTGGTTTTAGGACACTCATTACACCATCAAAGGATGCCTGTAAGAAACATCAACAAAAACTGAAAGATGTTCTTAAAAAACATAAATACTCCCACCAATCAAAGCTCATTATGGAGCTTAATCCGATTATCAGAGGATGGGCTAATTATTACTCATTCTCTGATGCCCAGACTACAGGAGTATTCTCTAGGCAAGACCACCTCGTCTATCAAAAACTTAGAGCTTGGAGTCGTCACCGTACAGGTGATTTGAATCAAGCACGAAAGAAATACTGGACGGCCATCGGCAACAACAATTGGGTATTCGCAACCAGGAAAGGAGATGAAAATCCCCTTCGGTTACTTTCACATACTGAGTTTGGAAGCAGTAGTACTGAGTACGTGAAAGTTAAAGGAGATGCCAGTCCGTTCAACGGAAAATTGGTTTACTGGAGTACCAGAATGGGGCGCAGTCCCGATATGCCTTCGCGAAAAGCATCACTGCTCAAGAGACAAAAAGGGATATGTCCCTGGTGTTGCCTAAACTTCCGTGAAGGAGATTTGTTAGAAACTGACCACAATATTCCTCGCGCCCTTGGTGGCAAAGACGAATATAAGAATCTACAACTCCTACATGGTCACTGCCATGACGAAAAAACTGCCCTTGATTTGGAATTTATTAGGAATCAAAGATTCATAAAATACATGGATTATATCAATCAAACACTAGCTAAATTAAACTGGTTCTGGGATGATAACGATTTCCTAATCCCTTCTAATTGA